The genomic region GACCGGCCCGCCCAGGCGAAGCTGCATGTAGTCGAAGTCATACCTCTGCCGCATGGCGCTGAATTTCATCGACCAGTCGTCGTTGAATCGGTGCTCGGCGGTCAGGAAGGTTTCGCGGATGGTGGTGTTGCGATCGGCCCAGTCGACGTTCAGCGCCACGTCGCGCGGCAAGCCAAGTTGGCCGCCGCCGATATAGGTCGGCAGGCCCGACATCCAGTTGATGCCCTGCTGGCGCTGATAACTGACCCCGCCGCTGATCGTGGTGTCGGGCGTCAGGTCGTATTCCAGGATACCGTAAAGAACCTGCTTTTCCTCATCCGCCGGCGCATAGAATTGGTCGCGGTCCTGCCAGACCCCGATCACGCGGCCCCGCAGCCGGCCGTCGAAGCCGATGGGACCGCCGATGTCGGCCTCGATGCGGCGGTTGTTCCAGCTGCCATAGGCCAGCGACAGCGACGAGCGCATCTGGTCCGTCGGCCGCTTGCGCGCCAGGTTGATGGTGCCGCCCGGCTCTCCGGCGGCCGAGAACAGCCCCTCGGCGCCGCGCAGAACCTCGACCCGGTCATAGATCGCCAGATCGAAATCCGGCCGGAAGGTCGAGGTATACGAGTCACCATGTTGTCGATCTGGTAATTGTCGATGACGAACCCGCGCGAGCGGAACTCGGGGTTGCCCATGCCGTCGGTGGTGGCGACGATGCCCGGCGCCTTGGCCATGGCGTCGGACATCATCGTCAGGTTCTGGTCCTTGATGGCCTGGTCGGTGATCACGGTGACCGATTGCGGCACCTCTTTCAGCGACTCGGCGCCGCGGGCGATGCTGGCCGATTCCGCGGCATAGGAACCGCTGCCCTCGGTCGTGGCGCCGCCGCCGCGCAGGGTGACGGTGTCCAGCACCACCGCGCCGTCGCCGGGCTGCGCCGCGGCGCCCTGCACTGCCGGCGGCACCAGCACATAGCTGCCCGGCGCCGCCTGCTGCAGCCGGTAGCCGCTGCCCGCCAGCAGCACGGAAAAGCCCTGCTCGACCGTATAGCTGCCCCGCAGTCCGGCGCTGCGCAGCCCGGCCAGCGCCGAGGGCTGATAGACCAGCTGCACCCCGGAATCGGCGGCATAGCGCGCCAGGACGTCGCTGAGCCGGCCGGGGCCGATGGCATAGTCGCGGGCCTGCGCCAGGACGGGAAGGGCGATCACGGCGCCAAGCGCAGTGCCGAGCATCAGCGCCCGGGTGGCGACAAGGCCGGTCGATAGGGCAAGCGCGCGCGCGGCCGCGGCGGGGGCGCTGGTCAGGTAGGTCATGCTGCTTCATCCTGTCTGGGGTTGCGGGCAGCGTGCTGGATACCGGGTCTGGCTGGCTCCCTTTTCCTGTTCACCGGACGAGACGGGAAAAGTGATCATGCCCCGCGCGAAAAAATTAGCCGCGGGGCGCGACCACCACCCACCAGGGCGTGCGCCGCTGCACGCGCACCGGCAGCGTCCGGGCCAGCAGGTCCAGCCCGGCGTCGGTGTCCGTCAGCGAGATCGCGCCCGAGACCAGGATGCCCGCCGCCTCGGGGTCGCAGCGCAGCACGCCATGGCGATGGCGGGCCAGTTCTGCCACCACATCGCCCAGCCGCATGTCCTGGGCCAGCAGCATCCCCCGTTCCCAGGTCGCGGCGCTGTCGTCGACCGGGGCCGCGTGGCGGATGCCCTCGGCACCGAAATCCGCCTGCTCGCCCGCCGCCAGCCGCTGCGGAGGCGCGTTCAGCGGCCGGATCTCGACCGCATGGCGAAAGACCGAGACCCGGATCTGATCGTCCAGTTGGCGCACGCTGAAGCGGGTGCCCAGGGCGCGGACCTCGCCGACGGCGGTCGCGACCAGCAGCGGGCGCGGCACCGGGGCCGGGTCCGGCCGGGTGGTGACCATGATTTCGCCCGAGAGCAGCCGGATGCGCCGCTCGTCCGGGGTGAAGGCGATGTCGGCGGCGCTGTCGGTGTTCAGCACCAGTTCCGAGCGGTCGGGCAGCGCCAGGGTCCTGCGCTCGCCCACCGCGGTCGCCACGTCGGCGCGCCATTTCCGCCAGGGCTGCTGCCAGGCCGCCGCCCCCGCCGCGGGCGCCAGCGCCAGCCCGGCCAGCAGACCGAGCGCGCGGCGGCGGTCGGCTTGCCGGTCCATGCCGTGCAGCACCTGCCGGCCCAGGCCGCGCGGCAGCCGCCCGAAGGTCTGGAACACCGCCTGGGCGCGCTCCCAGGCCTCGACATGCTGGGGTCCCCGGGCCAGCCAGCGCTCGAAGGCGGCGCGGTCGATCTCGGCCTCGGCGCCATAACGGATCGCCAGCGCCCAGTCGGCGGCCTCTTCGAGCAGATCGGCGGGCGGCTGCGGCATCAGTCCAGCGCCATGCAGGCCAAGAGCGCCTTGCGGATATGCCGCCGCACGGTGATGACCGGCACCTGCGCCCGATCCGAGATCTGCTGCAGCGTCAGCCCGTCCAGCTGCGCCAGCAGGAAGACCTCGCGCGTCAGCGCCGGCAGCCGCGCCAGCATGGCGTCGATCCGGGCCAGCGTCTCGATGACGATCAGCTGCTCCTCGGCCGGCGGGACCTGCGCGGCGGGCAGATGCGCCAGCGTGTCCAGATAGGCGCGCTCGACCCGCTTGCGGCGCCAGTGGTCGATCAGCAAGCCCTTGGCGATATGGGTCAGCAGCGCCCGCGGCCGGTCGCCCGCCAGCATCGGCCGGCGCCGCGAGGCCATCAGCCGCAGGAAGGTGTCCTGCGCCAGGTCGGCCGCATCGCCGCTGTCGTCCAGCTTGCCGCGCAGCCAGCCATGCAGCCAGCCGTGATGATCGGCATAAAGCCCATGAAGCGCGCATTTCGGATTTCCGCCGATCGCCACCCTGCCCCCAAGCACTGCACCCCTGCCGGCATGTTTTCCGGACAGGAATTCCTTACTGGATTGCACGGGTATTTCCACCGCCGCCTTGCCCCCTGGGCAGCGATGCACCGGCATTGTCGATTTCATGTCACAACCGGCCCGGCGCCGGGCGCAACCGGGGCGCGAGCTAGCGGACTTCGGGCCGCCGCCACAGCCGCGACAGGGCCAGTTGCAAGACGGTCAGCCCGCCGCCCAGCGTGGCCAGAAGCAGCAGCACCGGGTCGCGCGCCAGCGGATCGACGAGGCGCGGTCCGATCATCACCGGCTCGGTGCGGAAGTAGTGCAGCGCCAGGTCCACCGGGCGGAAGCGCGAGATCGCCGTCACCGTCATCACCGGCTTTTGCGGGTCGGGGACCGAGATCTGCAGCTGCGCCTCGGCCGCCGCCGTGCCCAGCGGCGACGCAAGCGTGCCGTCGCCCGGCACGGCGCAGGCGCCGCTGCCGCGCGCCAGCAGGCTGGGCCTTTCGCAGAAGAACAGATGCGCGCCCGCCGCCAGCGTGCCTTCGCGCAGCACCTGCCGGCCGGTCCTCAGAACGCTCATCAGCGTCTGGCCGGTGATCTGGTAACGGCCGGCGGTCAGGGGAATGCGGTCGGTCTGGCTGGGGCTGGCGCCGATCACCGCCAGACCGCTGAGGTACAGGCTGCCGAAACCGTCCAAGGCCTCGCCGTCCAGGACGATGCCGCCGCCTTCCAGCCGCGCCGTTTCGGTGCCGGCGTAATCCGCGGGCACCTCTTCGACGCGCAGGGTCAGCCGGCGCGGGCCGGAGAAAATCTCCAGCCTCGTGCCGATGGGCAACGCGCCGTCGAAAGGTTCCTCCGCCAGTTCGTAGCTGCGGGCCGGGCATCCCATCGGCGCACCGCGGCGGGCGAAATCCACCTGCTCGGCCGGCAGCTTGCGGCAGAGCCTGGCATCCTGGAACAGCTTGCCGCTCAGCTCGCTGGTCAGGGTGACGTGCAGGGTGCCGGTCTCGGCCTCGACCAGGATCGCGCGGGCGATGCGCTGTTCATACCACAGGCTGGCAATGACCGCGCCCAGCAGCGACAGCAACAGCGCCAGCGCCACCCGGCGGCTGCGCCGGTTCCGCGAAGAGGCCAAGGCCGCGGCGCGACGGCGCGTCGCCCGCGCGATGCGGGCTTCATTCATCGGGCAGGACGCGCAGCAGGTCGGTCTGGAACACCTCCTCGGTATTGGCGCGGGTGACGAAGAAGCTCAGCGGCAGCGGCTCGGCGCCCGCGGGCAGGCGATCCAGCGGGATCGCGCAATGCGCGGTGTATTTCAGCCCGGTCAGTTCGGCCACGTTCTCGCAGGCGCCGGCATAAAGCTCGCCGCGCCGGCCGACGGCCACCATGGCCGGATTGCCCGCGGTGTTCAGATAGACATGCAGCGTCGGGTCCGCCTGTTCCGGGCCGCGCCACAGGCTGGGCAGCACCGGCTGGTTGCGGCTGCCGCAGCGCCCCGCCCGCACCAGGGCCACGGCCTTGCGCGCGGCCAGATCCGCCGCATGCTTGCCCAGATAGGGAAAGGGTGCGACGGTGGCGCCGTAGCCGGGGCGCACCATATAGGTGTTCTCGGCCTCGTAATTGCCGTCCTTGGACACCAGACGCACGCAG from Paracoccus aminovorans harbors:
- a CDS encoding FecR domain-containing protein is translated as MPQPPADLLEEAADWALAIRYGAEAEIDRAAFERWLARGPQHVEAWERAQAVFQTFGRLPRGLGRQVLHGMDRQADRRRALGLLAGLALAPAAGAAAWQQPWRKWRADVATAVGERRTLALPDRSELVLNTDSAADIAFTPDERRIRLLSGEIMVTTRPDPAPVPRPLLVATAVGEVRALGTRFSVRQLDDQIRVSVFRHAVEIRPLNAPPQRLAAGEQADFGAEGIRHAAPVDDSAATWERGMLLAQDMRLGDVVAELARHRHGVLRCDPEAAGILVSGAISLTDTDAGLDLLARTLPVRVQRRTPWWVVVAPRG
- a CDS encoding sigma-70 family RNA polymerase sigma factor, with the translated sequence MAIGGNPKCALHGLYADHHGWLHGWLRGKLDDSGDAADLAQDTFLRLMASRRRPMLAGDRPRALLTHIAKGLLIDHWRRKRVERAYLDTLAHLPAAQVPPAEEQLIVIETLARIDAMLARLPALTREVFLLAQLDGLTLQQISDRAQVPVITVRRHIRKALLACMALD